In one Phyllostomus discolor isolate MPI-MPIP mPhyDis1 chromosome 8, mPhyDis1.pri.v3, whole genome shotgun sequence genomic region, the following are encoded:
- the PIRT gene encoding phosphoinositide-interacting protein: protein MMEALPKAPDVDEKSPESKDLLPSQTASSLCISSRSESVWTTAPRSKWEIYRKPIITMSVGGAILLFGVVITCLAYTLNLVEKYLTALKMIGPAFLSLGLMMLVCGLVWVPIIKKKQKQRQKSMFFQSLKSFFLNR from the coding sequence ATGATGGAGGCTCTCCCCAAAGCCCCGGACGTTGATGAGAAGTCTCCAGAATCCAAGGACCTGCTGCCCAGCCAGACTGCCAGCTCCCTGTGCATAAGCTCCCGAAGTGAGTCCGTCTGGACCACCGCCCCCAGGAGTAAGTGGGAGATATACCGCAAGCCCATCATCACCATGTCCGTGGGGGGCGCCATCCTCCTCTTCGGCGTGGTCATCACCTGCTTGGCCTATACCCTGAACCTGGTTGAAAAGTACCTGACAGCCCTTAAGATGATAGGGCCTGCCTTCCTGTCCCTGGGACTCATGATGCTGGTGTGCGGGCTGGTGTGGGTGCCCATtatcaaaaagaaacagaagcagagacagaaGTCTATGTTCTTCCAGAGCCTCAAGTCCTTCTTCTTAAATCGCTGA